A window of the Maylandia zebra isolate NMK-2024a unplaced genomic scaffold, Mzebra_GT3a scaffold01, whole genome shotgun sequence genome harbors these coding sequences:
- the LOC143415590 gene encoding uncharacterized protein F54H12.2-like, with translation MTQLSIEDKKYQECQPLSALNDNSPIEFFIPGDGEKYLDLNDTMLHLRVKITERDGSNIPPDAGVALINYPLNTIFSQCDVILGDRLISQSSATHPYRAMIETLLNFSEDTLKSQFSAGLFYKDTAGDMDSIVISNGPNRGIKQRAVFTAESREVDLLGPLHADIFFCERLLLNSVDLRIKLIRNSDAFSLMGTRDSQFALKITSASLFVKKVTVSPAVRLGHAAALMKGNALYPLSRVSVKTYSIPENSRICNQENLFLGAMPKYVVLGMVHHDAFTGRRDLSPFNFRHNDVEYLALCQDGRQVPAKAFQPQFDRGNSVREFYHMFSATGRHLKDLPLSIDRREFNEGYALFAFNLEPSEDADALSPVSNGNLRLEMRFRVPLPQTTTLIVYACYDSILEIDSKRQVLVDYY, from the coding sequence ATGACCCAGCTATCCATAGAGGATAAAAAATATCAAGAATGTCAGCCCCTCTCTGCTTTGAACGACAACTCACCCATCGAATTTTTCATCCCCGGAGACGGGGAAAAGTATCTCGATCTGAACGACACCATGCTCCATCTGAGAGTGAAAATTACGGAAAGGGACGGGAGCAACATCCCACCTGACGCGGGGGTAGCCCTCATCAATTATCCTCTCAACACAATTTTCAGTCAGTGCGACGTTATTCTGGGGGATCGATTGATTTCGCAGTCCAGCGCCACCCATCCTTACAGGGCCATGATCGAGACGCTGCTCAACTTTTCAGAAGACACTCTAAAGAGTCAATTCAGCGCCGGTCTGTTTTACAAAGACACTGCTGGAGACATGGATTCTATAGTTATAAGCAACGGGCCGAACAGAGGGATAAAACAGAGAGCCGTTTTCACGGCCGAGTCGCGAGAAGTGGACCTGCTGGGTCCCCTCCACGCAGATATTTTCTTCTGCGAGAGGCTCCTGCTGAACTCTGTGGATTTGAGAATTAAATTGATACGCAACAGCGACGCCTTCAGTCTGATGGGAACTCGGGATTCGCAGTTTGCTCTGAAAATAACTTCGGCCTCTCTGTTTGTTAAAAAGGTCACTGTCTCGCCGGCCGTCAGGCTGGGGCACGCCGCGGCCCTGATGAAAGGAAACGCCCTCTATCCTCTTTCGCGCGTTTCTGTGAAAACCTACTCCATCCCTGAAAATTCCAGGATCTGCAACCAAGAGAATCTCTTTCTGGGAGCCATGCCCAAATACGTGGTCCTGGGCATGGTTCATCACGACGCCTTCACCGGGAGGAGGGATCTGTCGCCTTTCAACTTTAGACACAACGATGTAGAGTATCTGGCGTTGTGTCAGGACGGCAGGCAGGTGCCAGCCAAAGCTTTCCAGCCACAGTTTGACCGCGGAAATTCGGTCAGGGAGTTTTATCACATGTTTTCCGCCACGGGGAGACACCTCAAAGATTTACCTCTGAGCATCGATCGCCGGGAATTTAACGAAGGGTACGCCCTTTTTGCCTTTAATCTGGAACCCAGCGAGGATGCTGACGCCCTGTCTCCCGTCTCCAACGGGAATTTGAGGCTGGAGATGAGATTCAGAGTTCCTCTACCTCAAACCACAACTCTCATAGTGTACGCCTGCTACGACTCAATTCTGGAGATTGACTCTAAAAGACAGGTGCTGGTGGATTATTACTAA
- the LOC143415606 gene encoding uncharacterized protein LOC143415606 has product MSASRSNNAADQRAISPDLFIPHPDFYINDFTQVDYETIDNAVSNSRNPAVFHGELEAISPAESPLPPRRREDGTISVSAYRENRGEKSFKIEEVTENIQTPPQRKEEEDDDVIFVNAYRENCRKIPFKPKAEIADIPIQPPSATDNRAEERAEIADLPNQSPAATDNRAEERETDTENQTEENQAEEEPSRSPPIRRVRAPLGRLRARRMLHKKRILEKLAFMYVATVRTFASIYRHKDL; this is encoded by the exons ATGTCAGCATCCCGTTCAAACAACGCCGCCGATCAGAGGGCCATCTCGCCGGATCTGTTCATACCTCACCCCg ATTTCTACATCAATGATTTCACGCAAGTGGACTACG AAACAATCGATAATGCAGTGAGTAACAGCAGAAATCCGGCCGTTTTCCACGGCGAATTAGAAGCCATATCCCCCGCAGAATCTCCGCTGCCGCCGCGTCGAAGAGAAGATGGCACTATTTCCGTCTCCGCATACCGGGAGAACCGCggagaaaaaagttttaaaatcgAAG AGGTAACCGAGAATATACAGACCCCGCCGCAgcgaaaagaagaagaagacgacgaCGTTATTTTCGTCAACGCATACCGGGAGAACTGCAGGAAAATACCTTTTAAACCAAAAG CCGAGATTGCGGATATACCTATTCAACCCCCCTCCGCTACAGACAATCGCGCGGAGGAGCGAG CCGAGATTGCGGATTTACCTAACCAATCCCCCGCCGCTACAGACAATCGGGCGGAGGAGCGAG AGACCGATACAGAAAATCAGACGGAAGAAAATCAGGCTGAGGAGGAACCGTCCAGATCGCCTCCTATCAGGAGAGTGAGAGCTCCTCTCGGAAGACTGAGAG CTCGACGGATGCTTCATAAGAAGAGAATCCTTGAAAAACTCGCTTTCATGTACGTCGCAACAGTTCGCACATTTGCATCGATATACAGACACAAGGACCTGTAA